Below is a window of Cydia splendana chromosome 3, ilCydSple1.2, whole genome shotgun sequence DNA.
CGGCTATGCCCTCGGCCACCAATCGTACCACTTTCACTTTTTCAGGGTCATCAGCTGGCAAAGGGAACAATCCATCTAGCAAGATGCCTTGCACTGAAGTGCTTTTAAGCAGCAAGCTTAAGCCAACTTCTGAGTTGGCTATCAGATCGACTTTTCCAATTTCGAGGAAGCGTCCACGCTCTCCCAGACAGCGGAGCGACGCTTGAAGCTGATCACCAGCAAGCGAGTTGAGTACAAGATCAACGCCGCGTCCGTGTGTTCGAATCTGCACTAGTTGTTCAAAAGAGCAGTCACGTGAATTTCCGATATTAGCGTTTAGGAGTTGCGGAAAGCGCTCACGTAGAAAGGCGCGTTTAGCTTGAGAACCCACGGTTGTAAACACAGTGCAGCCAGCGTTAAGCGCCACAGTAATAGCCGCTTGCCCTACGCCTCCTGCACCCGCATGTATTAACACTGTTTCACCCCTTCGCATATGACCACGCACGACCAGCGCATAATACGCCGTCGCGTAAGCTATAGGAACGGTTGCCGCTTCTTCCAAAGACCAGTCTTTCGGCACTTCCCATAGGAAACCCGTATCGGCCATTACTGACGTCGCCAAACCACGGGTAACAATGCCCATCACGCGCTTGCCAGTGGAGGAAAGGCCACTGAACTCTAAGCCAAGGATAGAGTTTTCCTGAAAAGTAAATGGCATTAATCAAAGTTGGGACAATCATACAGGCACATAGATTACACAGATACCACATCATTGAGCACTTAGTTAGAGCGTTTAGTCGCTTCGCATGGTATACCTTGTACaatgtgtttaaaaaaataaaataaatgtaccaTTTTAGCCTCCGTCCCGATGGTCGCCATAGCCGACAGCTTGCCAGTAGCATTCATCACATCTCGGAAATTCAGTGACGCGTAGTAAACACTGCACAAGTCTGTGCGCGGACGCCGCGGCGTAAACGCTGCGTGACGCAGGTCGCTTTCGATCCAGCAGAGCGAGGATAGATCGCCTCGTGTTATCGCGTCTACGTAAGCATGCTCGACCTGAAGATAAAATAAGCGGTTTTGAtgagccattttatttaaatttctgCACACcacattttttatttgaatgttTTATGTTGCTCAAAATCATCGGGAAGAGTGAAAAAATTCTCTAAAAATGTTTGTACCGTCCATTCCATTACTATGAAAAATGGCAACAGAATAGTAAacaccttgggacacttttcttctatttaaaactattaaaataacattttttttttatacaaattggGAATAACTtatagtaaaatttaaattataatttttttcaatGGCGCAGATGACGGGGACTATACAGTCGTGTTTTTGTACATTAAAGAAAGGAAATCTCACCTGCTTGCGAGCGCCAGAAACATCATCCAGTGGCAGGTGACGGAAAGTTCCCCAAACGCCGTCCTTCAGCACATTGAAGGTCAAATCTTTCTCCACCTGCGCCTTATACACTTGCGCGTCAGGGTTGAACACATCCTGCGCTCCAGGTATATAGTAGAAGCGTATTTTATCACCACCCGGCTCTCGTCTCAAGCACGTCCCTAAACCCAACACCCCTGAGCCGTGATCTCGTGACCACACATAAACACGCAAGTCTTCAGTTTGGGCGCGTTTCATGGCGTCCTTTAGTTGATCCACCCAGGAGAAGTCGTCGTCTCGTGCTTCGAGTATTATTCGCGTCGAAGGCAAAGTTGTGGAGCGACGAAGAAGAATGAATTCACGTGAACCGGTGCGGTTACGTGATACCTGCGTAaaaaacatataattatattactaaGTATATTATAACGCAAACCGAACTGATTTATACCTACAAGAAAGGATAATACTAATGATACTGCTGTTCAAAATACCAGTGATAGGCCAGCATTTGTCAGCTCTTTGTCGCATTTGTCAAACAAGTCCACTTGTTCCTCAAGCAGTACGAATCCAAGGCTTGCCGCGGCTAATGCACCAAGCAGTTCAGGCTGTGACAATACGTCGGCACCCATCACTAGATGACATTCCTTCTCTAGCCCGCCATCTGACACTTCTCTGTCAGATACCTGGAAATTTCAAGACTGTTTTCAAGATTTTTTAGGCTGTTCCATTAACCTTCTAAGTCCCGATGTTCTTCTTAAACCACAAATTCACAAATAATTTTCTTTCCTGTGTATTACagaaattcaaattcaaacccCAAAAATCACTCAGGAAATTAAGagataaacaaaaatatattatataaaaaaaatgtgttgaaTTGAatgaaataacatttaatatagGAAGAATCGACTGCACAAAGCAGTTTCAAATACCAACAATTCATAGTGGTGTTTGAAACTCGACTTTGATTAAAAATCAGCAGTTCCAATTTACAAAATGATGCTATGAACCCTTAAATATTAGAGTTGCATTTGTAGCGGCTGATCTGCTTGCACCGGTTTCTGTCCAGCGTAAAGTTCGTTAATAAGAGATAAATTTCTCGGCGTGACCCTCGACTCTTCCCTTAAATGGGACAAGCATATAGATACTTTATGTGGCAAATTGTCAGGTGCGTGTTTCGCTCTTAGTAGGTTAGCCCACGTGTTACCTCAAAAGCAACTGCGTACCAGCTATTTCTCCCTGTTCCACTCAATCACGTGCTACGTCCTGGAACTATGGGGAACAGCAGCAGAATGGCACCGCGTCTTTGTCCTACAGAAACGGGCGGTCAGACTACTATCTATGGCGGCCCCAGGTTCACCAGCAAAACAACTCTTTATACAAAATAACATACTCACACTACCATCACAATACATATTTAACATCGCCAAACacgtacacacacacaaacacactttCAATACTAGCAAGCTCACCCGTACCCGTCTAGGAAGCAAAGAACGCCTGCTTCCCGCCAGCCACCGACTGACTAAGTCCTCCAAAACCATGCACGTACTGGGCCCCAAAGTGTATAACAAATTACCGCGGGACATCACCACGATAAAATCCATCAACTCATTCACGCGCCAACTAAAGAAATGGCTCCTCTCGCATGCCTTTTACAGTCTAAAtgacttttataatttacaATCAAGTTCACattttagataatattttttttttatgaaacaaatttaattaacactatcatcacaattgtaataatatttgacacacttatttaggtataccaaccaaaactgtaataataatgtaattgtattattgtaacataataactataattgtaacttaatttatctaagttaatttccatttttgacgtgtaatatgtaattatattataaataaatgagtatgagtatgagtatgagatAACTCACCCTGACTCCCAGTGAATTCACAATAGTACTGTAGTTAGACGCGTCGGTACCGGCCGCTAGCGTGGCACTCACACGCACTGCTGGCTCTCCTTGAAAATCTGTTAACGTACGATGTAAGTGGAGCTGGTATTACAATTACAATATAAGTAAACTAGGATTCTTCCCAAGCATAATTCGTAAAATGAGTAAGGAATATGTATTATAATGCACCTTCGTGAAAGCCAAGCATAGCGCCAGATGCTCTTCATAAGGCACAGATATACACATTTGACTGAACAATTTAGCGAGAGATCGCCCGAAAAGCTATGACTGACGAAATTTTTTAATTTGTCCCCGGCTCGGGGTCTCGGCAATGCGTTGGTTTTTGTTTATTGAAATTAGAAGGTGATGTTTGTGATGTTTTAATTAAACTGGAAAATAAACCAAGTAAGTAggtagagtcgcaccaagaaaagtctgcagcggatttgatagcccacgcagtgttagtgatatttatacgtcataatttcatagaagtttgacgtttaaaatgacacttacactgcgtgagctatcaaaatcactgcagactatTCACGGTCTCTAGATATTGAGGTTTTTATTTACCTTGCACCGCTTGAGGCAACATAAGCGCTTCTACAGGCCGCTTTATAGCCACTTCCGCAATCTTGAACCGCTGCACTCCAAAATTCTCAATCACCAACTGTACTGAAGCTGTCAGTAGTAGCTTTATGTCCTCATTGACACCAATGAGAGGTAGAAACACGAATTTTTCGAGCTTGGGAGGTGCTTGTATGTTAATACGACGCGGTGCCAGCGTAGTTATCAAACCTCTGAATTCTACACCACCAGCCACAATCACTCCTATACTAGGATAACGTTTTACAGGTAAAGCTCCGTTTGTAGCCAAGCCAGCTTCTTTACACTGCGCTGCAGGGTCAATAACTACTCTCTCTATACGAGCTGGCAAATATAAATCACGCGTATCGGCTCCGACGAGGCCAAACTGTAACGCTGTATCCATAAATGATATCCAATTGCCTTCCCAATTGAGCAAACCTTTAAGCCCACGTGCATCAGAGCTCTTAATTCCCTGGAATATTCCTTTATACTTATAACCACGGAGGCTCAAATCTTTATAAATGTCTTCAGGATCTAGGGAAGGTTCCTGTGAAACTTCCTGGTCTTCGGCCTCCGCTAAAGAAGAAGCTGATAAGCGCTCAGCGGAAGCGTTAGAAGTAAGTCGTGCTGTACCAGTGACTACCACTTCACCGCCTTCGCTGATTTTGAACTCTCCAGTGCCATCTAGGAGTGAAACAAGGAAGCGCACAGGTGCTTCGCGAGACATGATGGTTGCGCGTCGGATGGTTACATTCTCAAGTACAACTGCTGACTGCTCGATATCTTGATTATTCATCTTCGCTATCGTGCGCCATATCAGCGTCTGTTTAACAGAAATTAGTCATTGAATCTCgttttcataatcataatcataatcataaatttatttcatagaaTATGGTATGTACAATTTTGGTGTCGTTTTTTGGTATAGAACAGCATATTCTGCCATCACTGGCGTAGAAATATAGAAACAAAGAATAAGTTCAATAGGAACCGTGTTCAGTACCGATCAAACGAATTACTATGAAGACCTTCAGGGTTAAGGAGCATGGTTCAGCCAAAATACAGTATCGGCCAAACCAATCATTTTTGCTGAACACATGTCATAAGCATCTACGGTCCTCTCTATTGCCATTTGATCCGTACATAAAGCCACACTATATAAACTATTAGCATAAAACTCACAAGATATCCAGTAGCAGGGAAGAGAACCCTGCCTTCAATATTGTGTCCAGCAATAAACTCGTCCTCAGGCTTCGTCAGGTCATATTCAATGAGGTTCTCGCCAGTACGGGCGGCAGTGGTAGGATCGACGACGCTCCATTCGATGGAGTGGTCCCAACTGATGTGGGAAGCCAGTCCGGGTGTGCCGTGAGATACGGGCCAGGATATAGCAGGGTAGAGACGGGATACCTGGAGGGAAATATTTTGTTACTTcatgatattaaaataaaaatcccAAAGGCGCCTCCCAGGTGTGAAAAGAGCACTTGATGCCTACTTACTTACAgcacattttttaatttaaaaaaaggaaCGAATAGAAATTTTGAATAGATTTTAAACTTTGTCACTGCATTATTTTTGTCATCTTATTATGGGTGAATTAAACCTCCACACTATGACACTGCAAAGTCAGTGTACAGAAAATCTGTTGCTTGTTACCTGAAGAGTTGTGCCATTCTCGAGAACCGTTCTCCGTTTCATATGGGAAATATTTTCGTGCGAGAACATTTTCCATACGGAACAGAGAACGTTCTCCAGAGAGCCACAACTCTAGTTACCTGAGGCTGCGCTCCCGCGGCATATATCTTCCCTACAGCAGCCAGCAAATGTACCAGCGCATCAGGGGCCTCTTTCCTCACAAGCGGCACATGTACCGCCTCGGGCAGCGCTCGTTTCAGCACCGCTTGCAGTAGCGCATGTGGCGCGATTTCGACCAGTATCGCTCGAGGGGGGACAAGCTGAAGGACGCTGGCGAAGTGAACGGGGGAGAGCTGGTTGTTTACGATGTAGTCTGCGCCGCTGAAGCGAGCTGTAAAACAGTTTTACGCTCTGTAGAATTGTGCCTGCCTTGCTCCCCACTGGGTCGTGCTCTAAcagtttttttaacaaaattttgaatttagggACTAGAGCACAGTAGGACGTTCAAGTTTAGCAAATCGCTGAGGAACATTATCAATTTTATAGAAGACCAAATGTTTCTTACCCAAGTCAGAGTCCCACTTGTCCTGCGGTATGGACGAAGACAACCAACGAGCGCTCCTTGGCTTTGGGCTAGGTATGACTTCCTGCAAACGTTTTCTCAATTGTGGAACGAAACTGGCGACGCTTCTGCTGTGGAAGGCCACACCGGTAGAGTCTACCATTCGTACGAATACGTCATCTGCTGCTAGCTGCTGTACGAATTTCTCCACGGCCTCTTTTGGACCTGAGATCTGTTAGAAAACgttcttttaataaaatactACTGGCTAAGGACCTGAATTGAAAAAATACTGGTGCAAGAAACTAAGTAAAGCAATTTTGTCCAAAAAAATCATCAATTACATGCATTGAATTATTAATTGTTTTGCttccgctacccaaaggttgtgtggaagagatcgctctttagcgataagaccaccTGTTGCCTGCCTCTATCTATCATTAATCAATTGTTTAGCTATATCTTTTACTGATGTGTTCCCACAAAGAGTATTGTGTCTATCTATCTGGGCATAGCCTCGCGGCCTCTTCCCGACCAACGGCCGCGGCATCCTTCTTGCAGTGTCGCATTAGTATAGATTTACAGCGGTCGCACTAGTATGATTTCCTACCGTAACGTTTTCAGGGCCGTTGTGACACGCAAGGTCAATGTCTTCGGGGCAACGCTTCGCCGTCTCTTCCCAAGACAGACCAACGGCCGCCATTGCACCAAGCGGTAACTTTGCTTCTAAGGTACAACGCGCGCGCCAGTACGTGGCCAGTACAGTTTGCTCCGCCGTTAAAGTCCCATCCATGTAGCCGCAACCTAAACAACCGTATATATAAGAACAGAGCTCTGGAATGCACTAGTTAAAGTTGAACTTAAGGTAAAATGTCAGAAGTCATAATTCaaagtcaaaataaaaataaaagtcaaaAGTCAAATTCAAAGTAAGAAGTCAAAGGAGaagccaaaaaatatatatatataggtcaTAATATAAATCGAAAGATGAAGTCAAAACTTGAAATTACATACAACATATTCGCTGCCAGCACGAGCTATGCGCTACGGTCGTAGCTGTTTCACAGTTAAGTAGACAGTTTCAAAATTAACATTGACGTGTGCAACTGACCGGTTTCTCCCAGAGAATGTCCAATGAGGCCATCCGGATGAATTCTAAGCTCACTCAGTACATCTACCAGCGCCACTTGCACGGCCACGATAGACACTGCACAGTTTATCAAATTCCCAAACTCTTCAGACGACGCCTCCGATATAACATGCTTAAGATCCATGTACGGTTTGAGAGCTGCCGCTGAACGCGCGATGCTTGTAGCGAATACTGGTAACCGGAGAAGCTCACGCGCCATTCCCGCCCATTGCGAGCCCATTCCACCAAACGCAAACCAGATCGGGCGTTGCTCGTCACTATCGAGCACCTCTATTATAGGAGCAGCAGCACTCAGGATGGTGTAACCACGGCGCGGATGGTTAGGGATCGGGTGAGCGTGAACTGCGTCTATCAAAGCATGTAACTCCCCATCCTGAGGGTTCTCAGTGGCTAGTTTGAGGAGTTTCTCAACACCATCATCTGTACGGCCTGAAGCAAGAATAAGACGGGGGGCAGCGTACTGGATGGGTGGGGGTCGGTCCCCGCGACCTCCTTCAAGGATAACGTGGGCGTTGGCGCCGCCGAAGCCGGAGGAATTTACTGATACCACTCCACCCTGCCATGGCGTGTTCCTGTCAACCACCTAAAAGCAACTCAAAAGCTGATACATTTGTTATGTATTAGGATCTGCAAATTATACCAAAATTCATAGAAATAAAGGAAGAGTGAAAAACCCACTGTCTCGGGCGAGACTCTAACTATACCAGCCGGGCGGTCTATCAACTGAGCCACCGAGACTTACCTGTAGACAGTACAGGAGTCTAGAGTTTGAGTAAGTTTAACGGtaagtttttgaatttttcccTTATTTTTTAGCGTTAGGGGCTGATAACAGCAAAATTTTTGATTGGGAGTAAAAGGTGAAGCTTTCTGTGTGTGTGACTGTGTGCCGATGGGTGACAGGGTCAcaaaattataaaacatgtgaataaataaatgtacacTGCTTAGGTGATATTCTGTAATCACGGCTTTAGTATGTGTATGCTTAATTAATTGGatcatttatgaaaaaaaattattcaataactTTTAATTCATAGTTGTTAAATAGTTGCAGAATTTATTACTAGACTAgggtaattaaattaattcagcattatgtaaatgtatgtatacgtaaaaatttacctacaaTAACAATTACATTGTTTTTGTCAATTGAAttgaatgtacctacctaatttatgCTTTTGTTATTCCACATGCAATGTAAGTTTTAACTGACCCAAGTGCGTCACCAGCTGATGGCCGGGAGGGGGGGCATACATTTAGGCGACGCCCTTGATTTAAACGAGCTGTGGTTggtaaaaaaaagtacagtcagcaataaaagctgaATGTGAAATttatgccaaaaacttattagttaCCTGTATCCGGCCATCGCTGAGTGCCGGGATGTCAGTATTAGGGTTCTTATAGTGCAGGTTACCAGGGATCTCTCCTCGCTCCATGGCTATCACCACTTTAGCGATGGAACAGAGTCCTGAGGCCCATTCTGCGTGCCCCATGTTGGATTTAAGTGACCCCATCAGTAGCGGGGATTCTCGGTTCTTGCAGAATAGCTCGACTATTGCGTTCAACTCTTGTGGGTCGCCTGCCTGAAATTTAGAGAAGAATAAACTTAAGAGATTTACACATCTAAATAGTATAGAtgttttttgtctgtttgtatctgcattttttatattaagagaccatatattatacatctctaagtaattctACCTAATGCGTTAgttacgttagtttgaattggtagttgcagttattGTTGCAtcattatttttgcttgtatgtaaattcaatgttgatgTGAAAAAAGTGCCCTtctggcctatttgctgaataaatgttgaagttgaagttaaatattgaaacatgtgCAAAAATTTAATCAATCATGAAAACAATCTACGCTTAAgtcaaaataattttaataacactgaactgaattaaaattaactttaattttagGCTTTTGTTAGAGTAACTCGAATCAATGTcattaatgttaataatttatatttttcccaagaacaaattaaattactttctatgaaaatacTTTAAAGACCTTCCTTGGTATGTTGATGATTACTTACGG
It encodes the following:
- the LOC134806446 gene encoding fatty acid synthase-like; amino-acid sequence: MHGLPSRLGKLKDLKHFDAAYFNLFEKQADVMDPGMRILLEVTHEAIIDAGYNPTELQGTRTGVYVGVGHFETYTAWRALYNKSNGYTMTGGLGCMFSNRVSYAFDLRGPSLAIDVACSSSTYALAQAVNDIKVGRCDAAVVAGVNICLDPSTSLNFSNLNMLAKDGRCASFDESGQGYVRSEAVVAVLLQRRNVARRVYCTVHAARVNNDGHKPQGLTYPSGEMQGRIAKETYDETGLRPQDVAYFEAHGTGTKAGDPQELNAIVELFCKNRESPLLMGSLKSNMGHAEWASGLCSIAKVVIAMERGEIPGNLHYKNPNTDIPALSDGRIQVVDRNTPWQGGVVSVNSSGFGGANAHVILEGGRGDRPPPIQYAAPRLILASGRTDDGVEKLLKLATENPQDGELHALIDAVHAHPIPNHPRRGYTILSAAAPIIEVLDSDEQRPIWFAFGGMGSQWAGMARELLRLPVFATSIARSAAALKPYMDLKHVISEASSEEFGNLINCAVSIVAVQVALVDVLSELRIHPDGLIGHSLGETGCGYMDGTLTAEQTVLATYWRARCTLEAKLPLGAMAAVGLSWEETAKRCPEDIDLACHNGPENVTISGPKEAVEKFVQQLAADDVFVRMVDSTGVAFHSRSVASFVPQLRKRLQEVIPSPKPRSARWLSSSIPQDKWDSDLARFSGADYIVNNQLSPVHFASVLQLVPPRAILVEIAPHALLQAVLKRALPEAVHVPLVRKEAPDALVHLLAAVGKIYAAGAQPQVSRLYPAISWPVSHGTPGLASHISWDHSIEWSVVDPTTAARTGENLIEYDLTKPEDEFIAGHNIEGRVLFPATGYLTLIWRTIAKMNNQDIEQSAVVLENVTIRRATIMSREAPVRFLVSLLDGTGEFKISEGGEVVVTGTARLTSNASAERLSASSLAEAEDQEVSQEPSLDPEDIYKDLSLRGYKYKGIFQGIKSSDARGLKGLLNWEGNWISFMDTALQFGLVGADTRDLYLPARIERVVIDPAAQCKEAGLATNGALPVKRYPSIGVIVAGGVEFRGLITTLAPRRINIQAPPKLEKFVFLPLIGVNEDIKLLLTASVQLVIENFGVQRFKIAEVAIKRPVEALMLPQAVQDFQGEPAVRVSATLAAGTDASNYSTIVNSLGVRVSDREVSDGGLEKECHLVMGADVLSQPELLGALAAASLGFVLLEEQVDLFDKCDKELTNAGLSLVSRNRTGSREFILLRRSTTLPSTRIILEARDDDFSWVDQLKDAMKRAQTEDLRVYVWSRDHGSGVLGLGTCLRREPGGDKIRFYYIPGAQDVFNPDAQVYKAQVEKDLTFNVLKDGVWGTFRHLPLDDVSGARKQVEHAYVDAITRGDLSSLCWIESDLRHAAFTPRRPRTDLCSVYYASLNFRDVMNATGKLSAMATIGTEAKMENSILGLEFSGLSSTGKRVMGIVTRGLATSVMADTGFLWEVPKDWSLEEAATVPIAYATAYYALVVRGHMRRGETVLIHAGAGGVGQAAITVALNAGCTVFTTVGSQAKRAFLRERFPQLLNANIGNSRDCSFEQLVQIRTHGRGVDLVLNSLAGDQLQASLRCLGERGRFLEIGKVDLIANSEVGLSLLLKSTSVQGILLDGLFPLPADDPEKVKVVRLVAEGIAAGVVRPLPTTAYGEGQLEQAFRYMATGKHIGKVLIRVRDEEANVGQPSRLIPALPRTYMHPGKSFVLVGGLGGFGLELGDWLVRRGARTLVFNSRSGVRTGYQALCIRR